The window CCGATACCGCAACTTATCAGAATTGGCCTACGCTGTTCTTCTCTGACGGTGCAGGCGGGTATCTGGCGCAGATGGACATAGACAATACCGACTATTTCTGGCACATAGCCGCCTGATTTGAAGCGATAAAAAAACCGCCGTACGGACTGGCATCCGCGCGGCGGTTAACTTTTTTGCCTACCGGGGGCTTTTTGCCCGAAGGGGCGGGATGGATAGGGGGGCGGAAGCGGAAAACGCTCTACTTGATCCTGGCGCTATACAGCATTCTATATGGCGGATTTTTGCTGACGGAAATACCGCTTTGCGCGCTGGTTTCCCAAATGTTTCGCAAAAAGATGGTATCCTTAATCTGGTACCCCGCGTTTTTGAGATTCTCCTCAAATCCGCCGGGAGCGTATAGTTTATAGAGATTATCCGGCAATTCAGGATGAAGCTGCTTTAATTTCTCGAAGTATATCGGGTCCTTAATTACCAGACTCACGCCGTAGATATGGGCCTCCTGCTTCATATAGGCGCGAAGAACGGCCGGGAGAAATTCGCAATTAGACTCGGAAAAATCTGTGCTATCCATATAATCAATCCACAGGTCAACACAGCCGTGGCGCAGCGGATATCGGTTTGGGCGACACGCCATAAACAGGCACTGGCGTCTGTCATCGCCGGAATCAAAAATGGATTTGTGATAGGCAACGACCTCGGGATAGCTTTCGGCAAATATGTAGCGGTGCTGCGTTCCGATGGACTCTATGTTTTGCGCCGTGAAAAACCATCGCTTAAAGTTTGTTTCGATAATAACCTTGGGCTCCGCCATGAGCTTTTGGGGGATGAGAGCCAGCAGCGCCTGCTCGTCCTTTTTGATCGCTGTGACGGCTTGCGCATCATACTCCTCCAGGAAAGTGGTGTGGGCATTGAAAAAGGAATTATCCAGGATGCTGGGAAGATCCTTGTCGTAAAGAATGCCGTCTTGAATGGTAAAGACCGCGCCGCATCCGCAAGAGAGCTTCCCAGAGAGGACTTGCCCGTTTCGGATAACAGCGTCGGACAGCGTGAAGGCTCCATGGCAATCGGGGCATTCCAATAGGTCTAAAAAGCTGAGCGGCATTCCGCTTGTGCGTACCGGGTTAGAGATTTTCAGCTGGTATTCCTCGATGGATCGGCTTAGCTCCTGAATGGAGTCTTTAAGCGCCTCTTGGGCCTTCTCTAATTCATTGCGCTTTCTCTGGAGGATGTTCAGCAGATAGGAGACCTCCTTCGGCCCGTGCAGGGAAGCTACACGGTGAAGGGACAGAATACGAAGCGTTTCCTCTAAAGAAAAGCCCATTCTCTTGCAGCTTTGAATATAGCGCAGATCCTTTAGATCCTGCTCCGAAAAGGAATACTGATACGAGGTGTGCAGGGGAATCAAAAGGCCTTTTTTGATATAAAACCGTATGGTTTGCTCAGAAACATTACTTTTATTAGAAAACTCGCTAATTTTCATGGGAACCTCACTTACCCAGCCTCAAAATCTATACCCAACTTTAAGTTTGGGGAAGAACAGGGCGAAAAACGGTATTGACTTGCAGCGTTATCCGGAATTTATAATATAAGCGTGTATAAATACAATCGTGTATAAAAGAGAGGCACACCGGTGCCGGTAAATTGGAAGAAAGACAAGAAAATCAACACAAAGGAGGGACGCGCTGTGTTTTCGGGTATGTCCTCCGGAGGCATAACACTGATTGTCGTAAGCACGATCGTTGTTATGCTTATCGGAACCATTATTACAGCATATTTTACTAAAAAGACAAAAACAAGTCAAGACTGGGCGACAGGCGGAGGGAAAACGCCGACGATCGTTCTGGTGTTTACTATGTTTGCCACGCAGGTTGGAGGCGGTGTGCTGGTAGGACATGTGGGCATCGGCTATTCCTACGGCTTGGCACCGCTGGCATACGCCACCTGCGGGATCGCCGGACTTCTGCTGATGATGATCGCCGCCGGGT is drawn from Vescimonas fastidiosa and contains these coding sequences:
- a CDS encoding MerR family transcriptional regulator is translated as MKISEFSNKSNVSEQTIRFYIKKGLLIPLHTSYQYSFSEQDLKDLRYIQSCKRMGFSLEETLRILSLHRVASLHGPKEVSYLLNILQRKRNELEKAQEALKDSIQELSRSIEEYQLKISNPVRTSGMPLSFLDLLECPDCHGAFTLSDAVIRNGQVLSGKLSCGCGAVFTIQDGILYDKDLPSILDNSFFNAHTTFLEEYDAQAVTAIKKDEQALLALIPQKLMAEPKVIIETNFKRWFFTAQNIESIGTQHRYIFAESYPEVVAYHKSIFDSGDDRRQCLFMACRPNRYPLRHGCVDLWIDYMDSTDFSESNCEFLPAVLRAYMKQEAHIYGVSLVIKDPIYFEKLKQLHPELPDNLYKLYAPGGFEENLKNAGYQIKDTIFLRNIWETSAQSGISVSKNPPYRMLYSARIK